Proteins encoded by one window of Kribbella flavida DSM 17836:
- a CDS encoding acyl-CoA thioesterase/BAAT N-terminal domain-containing protein: MTKPEIVLTPAAPSLDTPLQIRVNGLPPGAETVLTATQPDQTARPWTSSATFVAGPSGELDLSTDAPIAGYAGADPMGLVWSMTRGRKPRGAERDRRLLPPAELTLSVEATVPAAGGRFSASAVVQRHRWPDGVRRATVSGRGLVGTLFWRGDDGPRPGILVLGGSEGGLHELDAALLAARGFTVLALAYFGRRGLPRGLVSIPLEYFRDAITFLTACRSVLPGGVGVLGASRGGEAALLTACADERVRAVVSVVGSAVMTQGIPAFDQLDTILAAGEPSWTLGGQTLPFVPQQVTPRMREQIEAREPVDLALAYDDGLADADQVAAAAIPLQRTRAAVLVATAGDDRMWPCGRLSTVPSIARHVGSWQQLDYPEAGHLVAAPPYGPSTDLVTGGPGVRFATGGSAAANAAARADLWPRIIDFFAEQLPHRPD, from the coding sequence ATGACAAAACCCGAAATCGTCCTGACACCGGCCGCCCCGAGCCTGGACACGCCGTTGCAGATCCGGGTCAACGGCCTGCCGCCCGGCGCCGAGACGGTGCTGACCGCGACCCAGCCCGACCAGACGGCGCGGCCGTGGACGAGCAGCGCCACCTTCGTGGCGGGCCCGTCCGGCGAGCTCGACCTGTCGACGGACGCTCCGATCGCCGGGTACGCCGGCGCGGACCCGATGGGGCTCGTGTGGTCGATGACCCGTGGACGCAAGCCGCGCGGTGCGGAGCGCGATCGACGGCTGCTCCCACCCGCCGAACTGACCCTCTCTGTCGAGGCGACCGTCCCAGCAGCTGGCGGCCGGTTCAGCGCGAGCGCCGTGGTCCAGCGCCATCGATGGCCCGACGGCGTCCGGCGAGCGACTGTTTCCGGCCGAGGACTGGTCGGCACCCTGTTCTGGCGCGGCGACGACGGTCCGCGGCCCGGCATTCTCGTGCTGGGCGGCTCCGAGGGAGGTCTGCACGAGCTCGACGCCGCCCTGCTCGCTGCCCGGGGGTTCACCGTTCTGGCCCTCGCCTACTTCGGTCGGCGCGGCCTCCCCCGTGGCCTGGTGTCGATCCCACTCGAGTACTTCCGGGACGCGATCACGTTCCTGACGGCCTGCCGCAGTGTGCTGCCGGGCGGTGTCGGCGTGCTCGGCGCCTCACGTGGCGGTGAAGCGGCCCTGCTGACGGCGTGCGCCGACGAACGGGTGCGAGCGGTTGTCAGCGTGGTGGGGTCAGCCGTCATGACGCAGGGAATTCCGGCGTTCGACCAGCTGGACACGATTCTGGCCGCCGGCGAGCCGTCCTGGACGCTCGGCGGCCAGACGCTCCCGTTCGTCCCGCAACAGGTCACGCCCCGGATGCGCGAGCAGATCGAGGCCCGGGAGCCCGTCGACCTCGCACTGGCGTACGACGACGGCCTCGCCGACGCCGATCAAGTGGCCGCTGCTGCGATCCCGTTGCAGCGCACGAGGGCCGCTGTCCTGGTCGCGACAGCGGGCGACGATCGAATGTGGCCGTGCGGCCGGCTCAGCACAGTACCGTCCATCGCACGGCACGTCGGCAGCTGGCAGCAGCTGGACTATCCCGAGGCCGGTCATCTCGTGGCGGCCCCGCCGTACGGACCGAGCACTGACCTGGTGACCGGTGGGCCCGGAGTCCGCTTCGCCACCGGTGGCAGCGCGGCAGCCAATGCGGCGGCCCGGGCCGACCTGTGGCCACGCATCATCGACTTCTTCGCCGAGCAGCTCCCGCATCGGCCGGACTGA
- a CDS encoding PLP-dependent aminotransferase family protein, producing the protein MSRLALADLSAAVLDPRLGSMTFLNEITARYPGAISFGPGAPHDEAFEAVDPARLMAVFERHLAGRGLEPGQIRRRLLQYGPTRGLLGEMIAASLRTDEAITVDPDQVVVTVGAQEALVAVLRVLHDPARGDVVAVTDPGYAGAHGAARILGLEMVGVPDDGRGPHAAALRTVVTAAERIGRRVRSLVVAPDFANPTGAEMSLAARLELLAEAERLGVLLLEDTTYRFTAPPGAEIASLKALDRTQQVVQIGTFAKIGVPGARLGYVVADQSTDAGTALADHVTTVKGVLTVNTSPIAQAVIGGLLLEHGGSMRRLGDRRAGLYRRNLRVLLEALRRHLGDPHGEDVSWNEPAGGFFVRMSVNKPADEKLLRRSAEDFGVLWTPMRYFSLGDGGNRQLRLACSSLDPEQIDEGVSRLAKVVRD; encoded by the coding sequence ATGAGTCGCCTGGCGCTCGCCGACCTGTCGGCGGCGGTGCTCGATCCACGCCTGGGCTCGATGACCTTCCTGAACGAGATCACCGCCCGCTATCCCGGGGCGATCTCGTTCGGTCCTGGTGCGCCGCACGACGAGGCGTTCGAGGCGGTCGACCCGGCCCGCCTCATGGCGGTCTTCGAGCGGCATCTCGCGGGCCGGGGGCTGGAGCCGGGGCAGATTCGCCGCCGGTTGCTCCAGTACGGACCGACGCGTGGACTGCTGGGCGAGATGATCGCGGCCTCGCTGCGGACGGACGAGGCAATCACCGTCGATCCGGACCAGGTGGTGGTGACGGTCGGGGCGCAGGAGGCACTGGTCGCAGTGCTCCGGGTGCTGCACGATCCGGCGCGCGGCGACGTCGTCGCAGTGACCGATCCCGGGTACGCCGGTGCTCACGGAGCCGCGAGGATCCTCGGTCTGGAGATGGTCGGCGTACCCGACGACGGACGGGGGCCGCACGCAGCTGCCTTGCGCACGGTGGTCACCGCGGCGGAGCGGATCGGGCGACGCGTGCGCAGCTTGGTCGTGGCGCCGGACTTCGCCAATCCCACCGGCGCGGAGATGTCGCTGGCGGCCCGGCTGGAGTTGCTGGCCGAGGCGGAACGGCTGGGCGTGCTGTTGCTCGAGGACACGACGTACCGCTTCACCGCGCCGCCCGGCGCCGAGATCGCGTCGCTGAAGGCTCTCGACCGGACCCAACAGGTCGTCCAGATCGGAACCTTCGCGAAGATCGGCGTCCCCGGTGCGCGACTCGGTTACGTGGTGGCTGACCAGAGCACCGACGCCGGCACGGCGCTCGCCGACCACGTCACGACGGTGAAAGGCGTGCTGACCGTCAACACCTCACCGATCGCGCAGGCGGTCATCGGTGGCTTGTTGCTGGAGCACGGTGGTTCGATGCGTCGTCTCGGGGACAGGAGGGCCGGGCTGTACCGTCGCAACCTGCGGGTGCTGCTGGAAGCGCTGCGCCGGCACCTCGGCGATCCGCACGGCGAGGACGTGAGCTGGAACGAGCCGGCCGGGGGGTTCTTCGTCCGCATGTCGGTGAACAAGCCGGCCGACGAAAAGCTGCTCCGCCGATCGGCCGAGGACTTCGGCGTGCTCTGGACGCCGATGCGGTACTTCAGCCTCGGCGACGGCGGAAACCGGCAGCTCCGGCTTGCCTGCAGCTCCCTCGATCCGGAGCAGATCGACGAAGGTGTGTCACGGCTGGCCAAAGTGGTCCGCGACTGA
- a CDS encoding enoyl-CoA hydratase/isomerase family protein: MTSSESSVLPRRIGSRAARHAFLADRAERIYDEVTDGYRRRMFLDEIVYTVAELWPGLAPTREEIAAERTRRQGDKEGHEVDQGILLSHLLADRRAGTHLLESQLQPSEPARRLLPEFRTRGEVQLETVHLERWDGVAYLTIGNHEFLNAEDDRLGRDMETAIDLVLLDEEVEVGVVRGGVMLHERYAGRRVFSAGINLTHLYHGQISFVNFVLGREVGYLNKIFRGLLVGGEPVEKPWIAAVDSFAIGGGFQLLLVFDHVIACDDSYVSLPALREGIIPGMANLRLTRTVGARQARRLLLGGARLPANGPDALTWCDEVVPAAQIEESIAAAAKLLRMSAVTANRRMVRLAEEPLETFRRYAAPFALEQVQRMYSADVLQSLERAWMRRRAARR, translated from the coding sequence GTGACCAGCTCGGAGTCGTCCGTCCTGCCGCGACGGATCGGCAGCCGAGCGGCCCGCCACGCATTTCTGGCCGACCGGGCCGAGCGGATCTACGACGAGGTCACCGACGGGTACCGCCGACGGATGTTCCTGGACGAGATCGTCTACACGGTCGCCGAGCTGTGGCCGGGCCTGGCCCCGACCCGCGAGGAGATCGCAGCCGAGCGAACCCGGCGGCAAGGCGACAAGGAGGGCCACGAGGTCGACCAGGGCATCCTGCTGAGTCACCTGCTGGCCGACAGGCGTGCCGGGACCCACCTGCTGGAGTCCCAGTTGCAGCCGAGCGAACCGGCCCGCCGGTTGTTGCCGGAGTTCAGGACCCGGGGCGAGGTGCAACTGGAGACCGTGCACCTCGAGCGGTGGGACGGGGTCGCGTACCTGACGATCGGCAACCATGAGTTCCTGAACGCCGAGGACGACCGGCTCGGCCGGGACATGGAGACGGCGATCGATCTGGTGCTGCTCGACGAGGAGGTCGAGGTCGGCGTCGTCCGGGGCGGGGTGATGCTGCACGAGCGGTACGCCGGCCGGCGGGTCTTCAGCGCCGGCATCAACCTCACCCACCTCTACCACGGCCAGATCTCGTTCGTGAACTTCGTACTCGGCCGCGAGGTCGGTTACCTGAACAAGATCTTCCGGGGCCTCCTGGTCGGCGGCGAACCGGTGGAGAAGCCCTGGATCGCGGCGGTGGACAGCTTCGCGATCGGCGGCGGGTTCCAGCTGCTGCTCGTGTTCGACCACGTCATCGCCTGCGACGACAGCTACGTCAGCCTGCCGGCGCTCCGGGAGGGCATCATTCCCGGGATGGCCAATCTGCGGCTGACCCGGACCGTCGGGGCCAGGCAGGCCCGCCGGCTGCTGCTGGGCGGTGCCCGCCTTCCGGCCAACGGGCCCGATGCTTTGACCTGGTGCGACGAGGTGGTGCCGGCGGCTCAGATCGAGGAGTCGATCGCGGCGGCGGCGAAGCTGCTGCGGATGTCCGCGGTCACCGCCAACCGACGGATGGTCCGGCTGGCCGAAGAGCCACTGGAGACGTTCCGCCGGTACGCCGCGCCGTTCGCGCTCGAGCAGGTCCAGCGGATGTACAGCGCGGACGTGCTCCAGTCGCTCGAACGCGCGTGGATGCGCCGCCGGGCAGCGCGCCGATGA
- the dpgB gene encoding enoyl-CoA-hydratase DpgB: MAGHGTGLISIGSASALDDDLLAAVEQATATAESGDGVVLELHPGGGHQTWPGDVAITAVNRWERALRRLERVPAPVVAVASGRCTGPAAEVLLIADFRIVTRDFVFALGANGGAWPGAVLHRVACQLGVARARQLALWRQPLTASKAMALGLVDELADDLRLALRRAEQLLDGIEPGGGEDFAVVRRLLLDAPATSVDEALGSHLAAADRLLRRPKAEPVVSTSGAAL, from the coding sequence ATGGCAGGACACGGTACGGGCCTGATCAGTATCGGCAGTGCAAGCGCCCTCGACGACGATCTGCTGGCCGCCGTCGAGCAAGCCACCGCCACCGCCGAGAGCGGCGACGGTGTGGTGCTCGAGCTCCACCCTGGCGGTGGCCACCAGACGTGGCCGGGCGATGTCGCGATCACCGCGGTCAACCGGTGGGAGCGCGCGCTGCGGCGCCTGGAGCGAGTGCCGGCGCCGGTGGTCGCAGTGGCATCCGGAAGATGCACGGGGCCTGCGGCCGAGGTGCTGCTCATCGCGGACTTCCGCATCGTCACCCGGGACTTCGTCTTCGCTCTCGGCGCGAACGGCGGGGCCTGGCCGGGCGCCGTACTGCATCGCGTTGCCTGTCAGTTGGGCGTGGCGAGAGCGAGGCAGCTCGCTTTGTGGCGGCAGCCGCTGACCGCGAGCAAGGCCATGGCGCTGGGCCTCGTCGACGAACTGGCGGACGATCTCCGGCTGGCACTGCGCCGCGCCGAGCAGCTGCTCGACGGGATCGAACCCGGGGGCGGCGAGGACTTCGCGGTCGTGCGCCGGCTGCTGCTCGATGCTCCGGCGACAAGTGTCGACGAGGCGCTCGGATCGCATCTCGCCGCCGCGGACCGCCTGCTGCGCCGCCCGAAGGCGGAGCCCGTCGTGAGCACGTCGGGAGCCGCGCTGTGA
- the dpgA gene encoding 3,5-dihydroxyphenylacetyl-CoA synthase DpgA, whose amino-acid sequence MVTNTVQVVGVGTANQPTSYSQTDVLDRYGITDGRIRGVFLNGGIERRSLHLPADGVDGRPQTETQAELLAKHRSDGVAMGVEALGRALERAGAGLDDVRYLCCVSSSGWLTPGLSALICRELDLAWDVGRLDVVGMGCNAGLNALSAVTGRAVQRPGEIAILLCVEVCSAAYVFDSTIRSAVVNSLFGDGAAALAVVADAEPGPQAGPRVLKYSSCLIPDSLAAMRYDWDSDHGKFSFFLDPQVPYVVGAHAGQVVDRLLADTGLDRRDIDHWVVHSGGKKVIDSVKINLGLTTHDLRHTSGVLRDHGNLSSGSFLFSFERLLDEAVARPGDHGVLMTMGPGSTIESALIRW is encoded by the coding sequence ATGGTCACGAACACGGTGCAGGTGGTCGGAGTGGGCACCGCGAACCAGCCGACGTCCTACTCGCAGACCGACGTCCTGGACCGGTACGGCATCACCGACGGCAGGATCCGCGGTGTCTTCCTGAACGGCGGTATCGAGCGCCGCTCGCTGCACCTGCCCGCCGACGGCGTGGACGGCAGGCCACAGACCGAGACCCAGGCCGAACTGCTGGCCAAGCACCGGTCCGACGGGGTCGCGATGGGCGTCGAGGCGCTGGGACGGGCGCTGGAACGGGCCGGTGCCGGGCTCGACGACGTCCGCTACCTGTGTTGCGTCTCGTCGTCGGGCTGGCTGACCCCCGGCCTGAGCGCGCTGATCTGCCGTGAGCTGGATCTCGCCTGGGACGTCGGCCGTCTCGACGTCGTCGGGATGGGATGCAACGCCGGGCTGAACGCGCTGTCCGCGGTGACCGGCCGTGCGGTGCAGCGCCCGGGTGAGATCGCGATCCTGCTGTGCGTCGAGGTCTGCTCGGCCGCGTACGTCTTCGACTCGACGATCCGCTCGGCGGTGGTCAACAGCCTGTTCGGCGACGGCGCGGCGGCGCTGGCCGTGGTCGCCGACGCGGAGCCCGGGCCGCAGGCCGGCCCCCGGGTGCTGAAGTACAGCAGTTGCCTGATCCCGGACTCGCTCGCGGCGATGCGTTACGACTGGGACAGCGACCATGGCAAGTTCAGCTTCTTCCTGGACCCGCAGGTGCCGTACGTCGTCGGCGCGCACGCCGGCCAGGTGGTCGACCGGCTGCTCGCGGACACCGGCCTGGACCGTCGCGACATCGACCACTGGGTGGTGCACTCGGGCGGCAAGAAGGTGATCGACTCGGTCAAGATCAACCTGGGCCTGACCACGCACGACCTCCGGCACACGAGCGGCGTACTGCGCGACCACGGCAACCTGTCGAGTGGTTCGTTCCTGTTCTCCTTCGAGCGGCTTCTCGACGAAGCCGTCGCCCGACCGGGCGATCACGGCGTTCTGATGACGATGGGGCCCGGCTCCACCATCGAGAGCGCCCTCATCCGCTGGTGA
- a CDS encoding enoyl-CoA hydratase-related protein, which produces MSNALDLDAHRQLCRLLDEFEADDEQWVAVLTGAGDRCFCAGQDLKELAARNRSGIQPTSLGSGGVSGSPRLTERFGLTKPIVARVNGHAIGGGLELVLACDIAVAVDHATFALPEVKLGLVAGAGGAIRLPRQLPPKVALGHLLTGRPMTATEAHRHGLVNDVVAATDLDACVEAWVTDLVACSPVAVRAAKEIATRSRELSLEEAFAARYPWEEKRRTSPDALEGPAAFVERRAPRWQNPS; this is translated from the coding sequence GTGAGCAACGCGCTGGACCTCGACGCACACCGGCAACTGTGCCGGCTGCTCGACGAGTTCGAGGCGGACGACGAGCAGTGGGTGGCCGTCCTGACCGGGGCGGGAGATCGGTGCTTCTGTGCGGGCCAGGACCTGAAGGAACTGGCGGCCCGCAACCGCTCCGGAATCCAGCCGACGAGCCTGGGCAGCGGCGGCGTCTCCGGGTCGCCCCGGCTGACCGAGCGGTTCGGCCTGACCAAACCGATCGTTGCCCGCGTCAACGGTCATGCGATCGGCGGCGGACTCGAGCTGGTGCTGGCCTGCGACATCGCCGTCGCCGTCGATCACGCCACCTTCGCTCTGCCCGAGGTGAAGCTCGGACTCGTGGCCGGCGCCGGCGGGGCGATCAGGCTCCCCCGTCAGCTGCCGCCGAAGGTCGCCCTCGGCCACCTGCTCACCGGCCGGCCGATGACGGCGACCGAGGCACACCGCCACGGCCTGGTGAACGACGTCGTGGCGGCCACCGATCTCGATGCCTGCGTCGAGGCCTGGGTCACCGACCTGGTCGCCTGCTCACCGGTCGCCGTCCGGGCAGCCAAGGAGATCGCCACCAGGTCCCGTGAACTGTCCCTCGAAGAGGCGTTCGCCGCCCGGTACCCGTGGGAGGAGAAGCGGCGGACCAGCCCCGACGCCCTCGAGGGACCCGCTGCG